In the genome of Bryobacteraceae bacterium, one region contains:
- a CDS encoding zf-HC2 domain-containing protein — MLSCKDFLSWLNEYLDDTADPDIFRHLQEHVTSCPNCWVIFDTTKKTIEVYKGMDPQPLPDALHDRLMAAVKKRCDSGPPCSKRPPFTDPAQ; from the coding sequence TTGCTGTCGTGTAAGGACTTCCTCTCCTGGTTGAACGAGTACCTCGACGACACCGCCGATCCGGACATTTTCCGGCATCTGCAGGAGCACGTCACATCCTGCCCCAATTGCTGGGTGATTTTCGACACCACGAAGAAAACGATCGAGGTCTACAAGGGCATGGATCCGCAGCCGCTTCCGGATGCCCTGCATGACCGGCTGATGGCGGCGGTGAAGAAACGGTGTGATTCCGGTCCGCCCTGTTCGAAGCGCCCGCCTTTCACCGATCCGGCTCAGTAA
- a CDS encoding VWA domain-containing protein, with translation MGKAATALLIIFAFAAGAQQPPPSAEGAGDAPVFRTGVNYVRVDAQVVDGRRTVSDLTREDFVVFDEGVERPVEYFGRDSEPLWIALVLDVSGSMKRYVEDMAAVARKALRVLGPEDHVAVIFFARDTRVAQEFTVDLDAAAEAIGGASREKGLSAGTAIHSALIDAAGYIGRAVDNKPGRRAIVILTDNEGLNYRVGTDMTLRALFQADTVVNAIVTPKAKPPAERKGYTNPDFSPSDVFRLARETGGEVLRAQRAGETFQQMLESIRLRYSLHFKAPEDAESGRMRRIRIELSEGARKRRPGAEVRARSGYAVP, from the coding sequence ATGGGTAAAGCCGCGACAGCGCTTCTCATCATCTTCGCGTTTGCGGCGGGCGCACAGCAACCTCCGCCGTCCGCGGAGGGGGCGGGCGACGCCCCCGTGTTTCGCACAGGCGTGAACTACGTCCGCGTGGATGCGCAGGTGGTGGACGGCAGACGCACGGTGAGCGATCTCACGCGTGAGGATTTCGTGGTGTTCGACGAAGGCGTGGAGCGGCCCGTGGAGTACTTCGGGCGGGACTCCGAGCCGTTGTGGATCGCGCTCGTGCTCGACGTGAGCGGCAGCATGAAGCGGTACGTGGAAGACATGGCGGCGGTGGCGCGGAAGGCGCTGCGGGTGCTGGGGCCGGAGGATCACGTGGCGGTGATCTTCTTCGCGCGCGACACCAGGGTGGCCCAGGAGTTCACGGTGGACCTGGACGCGGCGGCGGAGGCGATCGGCGGAGCGTCGCGGGAGAAAGGGCTCAGCGCCGGGACGGCGATCCATTCGGCGCTGATCGACGCGGCCGGCTACATCGGCAGGGCGGTGGACAACAAGCCGGGCCGGCGGGCGATTGTGATCCTCACCGACAACGAAGGGTTGAACTATCGCGTGGGTACGGACATGACGCTGCGGGCCCTGTTCCAGGCGGACACGGTGGTGAATGCGATTGTCACACCGAAGGCTAAGCCGCCGGCGGAGCGAAAGGGATACACGAATCCGGACTTCTCACCTTCAGACGTGTTTCGGTTGGCGCGAGAGACCGGGGGCGAGGTGCTGCGCGCGCAACGGGCGGGAGAGACGTTCCAGCAGATGCTCGAGAGCATCCGGCTCCGCTATAGCCTGCACTTTAAGGCGCCGGAGGATGCCGAGAGCGGGCGAATGCGCCGGATCCGGATTGAGCTGTCCGAGGGTGCGCGAAAGCGGCGCCCCGGGGCGGAGGTGCGGGCGCGGTCCGGGTACGCGGTTCCGTAG
- a CDS encoding enolase C-terminal domain-like protein, translating to MIPIPRRRFLAAAIGATAPPWLSSLRAATEKAKSLNLKVSGIKVFVVHLGSVNWVFCKVLTNQGLTGLGEGSITSKEATLREAILEHERYLVGLDPTDIEMHWQAMFRWPRWRGGPILNSAISAIEIALWDILGKALGVPIYQLLGGKARNRIRLYKDVGSTPDAFLQAKQEGYTAAKSGFVRVDNQLVVPAFAVREGAKRLEAVRKAVGDDFDIAIDAHGILTTTMAIDFCTRIEELRPLFVEEPTQLEDLGELALLRDKTKVPLATGERSFTKYGFADFCSRHLVNYVQPDVCHAGGIMEMKKIGILAETYRIEMAPHNPQSEVSTLASLHVDATTPASTIQEFNPSRLPWVRDLFQGGAVRVNQGFAELPDRAGLGVDLDEKVAAAHPYAPVTRNKFRFADGAVADH from the coding sequence ATGATCCCGATCCCTCGACGCCGTTTTCTCGCCGCCGCGATCGGCGCAACCGCACCGCCATGGCTATCCAGCCTCCGCGCCGCCACCGAAAAGGCGAAGTCGCTCAACCTCAAGGTCAGCGGCATCAAGGTCTTTGTTGTCCATCTCGGATCGGTCAACTGGGTTTTCTGCAAAGTTCTCACCAATCAGGGACTCACCGGGCTCGGCGAAGGCTCCATCACTTCCAAGGAAGCCACTCTCCGGGAGGCGATCCTCGAACACGAGCGCTACCTCGTTGGCCTTGACCCCACCGACATCGAGATGCATTGGCAAGCCATGTTCCGCTGGCCCCGTTGGCGCGGAGGGCCGATTCTCAACTCCGCGATCTCGGCCATCGAAATCGCGCTTTGGGACATTCTCGGCAAGGCGCTCGGCGTCCCCATCTATCAGCTCCTGGGCGGCAAGGCGCGCAATCGCATCCGGCTGTACAAGGACGTCGGGTCAACGCCGGACGCGTTCCTCCAGGCCAAGCAGGAAGGCTACACGGCGGCCAAGAGCGGATTTGTCCGGGTCGACAACCAACTGGTGGTTCCCGCGTTCGCCGTCCGCGAGGGCGCCAAGCGTCTCGAAGCCGTCCGCAAGGCGGTGGGCGACGATTTCGATATCGCCATCGACGCGCACGGCATCCTCACCACTACCATGGCGATCGATTTCTGCACCCGCATCGAAGAACTCCGCCCGCTGTTCGTCGAAGAGCCCACGCAACTCGAGGATCTGGGTGAACTGGCGCTCCTCCGCGACAAGACCAAGGTTCCGCTCGCCACCGGCGAACGCAGCTTCACCAAGTACGGCTTCGCCGACTTCTGCTCGCGGCATCTGGTCAACTACGTCCAGCCCGACGTCTGCCACGCCGGGGGAATCATGGAGATGAAGAAGATCGGCATTCTCGCTGAAACGTATCGAATCGAGATGGCGCCCCATAATCCGCAAAGCGAGGTTTCGACGCTTGCTTCCTTGCACGTCGACGCCACCACCCCCGCGTCGACGATCCAGGAATTCAACCCGTCGCGGCTGCCCTGGGTGCGGGATCTGTTCCAGGGCGGCGCGGTCCGCGTGAACCAGGGCTTCGCCGAACTCCCGGATCGCGCCGGCCTCGGCGTCGACCTTGATGAAAAGGTCGCCGCGGCGCACCCCTACGCGCCGGTCACGCGGAATAAGTTCCGGTTCGCCGACGGCGCCGTGGCCGACCACTGA
- the ruvA gene encoding Holliday junction branch migration protein RuvA, with translation MIAHLRGTVLEKHPNQVIVEAGGVGYDVAIPISTYSSLPEAGQPASLRIHTVVREDAILLFGFASAEEKRIFERLISVSGVGPKVAITILSGLAAADLVAAIRGAQVDRLVRIPGIGKKTAERLVVELRDKLDGIGAPAAAAPLALAGALSAMDQDVVSALVNLGAQRAQAESALRKAQGSGIAEGDFEALFRKAMEFLR, from the coding sequence ATGATCGCCCATCTGCGCGGCACGGTGCTCGAAAAACATCCCAACCAGGTGATTGTCGAGGCCGGCGGGGTCGGTTACGACGTCGCGATTCCAATTTCCACGTACTCGTCGCTGCCCGAGGCCGGCCAGCCCGCATCGCTGCGCATTCACACCGTCGTTCGAGAAGACGCCATTCTCCTTTTCGGCTTCGCCTCCGCCGAAGAAAAGCGCATTTTCGAACGCCTGATCTCCGTGTCGGGCGTGGGTCCGAAGGTCGCCATCACGATCCTCAGCGGCCTGGCCGCGGCCGACCTTGTTGCCGCTATCCGTGGGGCCCAGGTGGATCGTCTCGTTCGGATCCCAGGCATCGGCAAGAAGACCGCCGAACGGCTGGTGGTGGAACTGCGCGACAAGCTCGATGGCATCGGAGCCCCCGCCGCCGCGGCGCCGTTGGCGCTGGCTGGCGCGCTCTCGGCCATGGATCAGGACGTCGTCTCCGCGCTTGTCAACCTCGGCGCCCAGCGCGCGCAGGCGGAATCGGCGCTGCGTAAGGCGCAGGGCTCCGGCATCGCGGAGGGGGACTTCGAAGCGCTGTTCCGCAAGGCGATGGAGTTTCTCCGCTAG
- a CDS encoding chemotaxis protein CheC, whose amino-acid sequence MVLNENQADVLAEVMNLGMGHAGNSLNELVGAHIELRVPSVALVSAAEAQARIEQLGWEPLSSVQLEFSGSLNGNVALMFPGDSAVQLVSLLTGDDGAHDDVDGLRRATLEEAGNILLNGVVGAVSNLLANQISFSAPYYSESDRVVERLTARSGNAWILLSRAQFKVADCPIEGEILLYFEILSLEVLLDALNRQYALSSAG is encoded by the coding sequence ATGGTACTCAACGAAAATCAGGCCGACGTGCTCGCCGAGGTGATGAATCTCGGGATGGGGCACGCCGGCAATTCCCTGAATGAGCTGGTGGGTGCGCACATTGAACTGCGCGTTCCATCCGTCGCGTTGGTGAGCGCAGCGGAGGCGCAGGCGCGGATTGAGCAATTGGGATGGGAGCCACTCTCCTCGGTTCAGCTCGAGTTCAGCGGCTCCCTGAACGGCAACGTTGCGTTGATGTTCCCCGGCGACAGCGCCGTGCAACTGGTCTCGCTGCTCACCGGAGACGATGGCGCGCACGATGATGTCGACGGATTGCGCAGGGCGACCCTCGAGGAGGCCGGCAACATCCTGTTGAACGGCGTGGTGGGCGCGGTCTCGAATCTGCTTGCGAATCAGATCTCGTTCTCGGCGCCATACTACAGTGAATCGGACCGCGTGGTGGAACGTCTCACGGCGCGCTCCGGCAATGCGTGGATTCTGCTTTCCAGGGCGCAATTCAAGGTTGCCGACTGCCCGATCGAGGGAGAGATTCTGCTCTACTTCGAGATCCTATCGCTCGAAGTGCTGCTCGACGCCTTGAACCGGCAGTACGCACTGTCGAGCGCCGGCTAG
- the folK gene encoding 2-amino-4-hydroxy-6-hydroxymethyldihydropteridine diphosphokinase, with the protein MKTVYLSLGSNLDDRQSQIETALTRLAHPRLRVTRRSSCYETEPRDLVRQPWFLNIAVEAETTFFPMMLLNHIAQVEREMGRRRTVAKGPRLIDIDILLYGKFVVSSPKLTIPHERLHERRFVLEPLAELAPDLRHPVFRKSVREMLATVKDQQVRKVER; encoded by the coding sequence ATGAAGACGGTATATCTTTCGCTCGGGTCCAACCTCGACGACCGCCAGTCGCAGATCGAGACCGCGCTCACGCGTCTCGCACACCCACGGCTCCGCGTCACCCGCCGTTCCTCCTGCTACGAAACCGAACCGCGCGACCTCGTGCGCCAGCCGTGGTTCCTCAACATCGCCGTAGAGGCTGAAACCACCTTTTTCCCGATGATGCTGTTGAATCACATCGCGCAGGTTGAGCGCGAGATGGGACGCCGCCGTACGGTGGCCAAAGGGCCGCGCCTGATCGACATCGACATCCTTCTCTACGGCAAGTTCGTCGTGTCGAGTCCGAAACTCACCATTCCCCATGAGCGGCTTCACGAGCGGCGGTTCGTGCTCGAGCCGCTCGCCGAACTCGCCCCGGACCTGCGGCATCCGGTGTTCCGAAAGAGCGTCCGCGAGATGCTGGCCACGGTGAAGGATCAACAGGTACGAAAGGTAGAACGATGA
- a CDS encoding S41 family peptidase, whose product MRFFLCAAAGVLALPLWAQLTADQKIHDFQQMATLFAKNYAPLEWKQQLFGVDLFDIRAWSERVRAAKTDLEFGDLIYEFAATLEDGHVQPFLQSDFVAFLPIATDVYDGKVLIDDIDRRSLPAARYPFGIGSEVIAVDGVPVRELLDKYSRYSFAANPRSNRRFAADLITFRPQSLLPAAHRIGDKATVSILLEDDLIGDFEMEWVKRGTPVENFGPVPDQRFSAKAPKQAAAGQDDLFKRMSTFRLSADRPVAVSGFGSPIPYYRLPAGFRVRLGTTRGDVFVSGAYQSQGLRIGYIRIGDFDGTDEAVTQFINEVAFFEANTDGLVVDVTRNPGGNACYAELLMTLLMPRQFRTIGIEMRPTASLLAGLSRSLTSARAQGAEKYVIDLLEARYNAVESAYRESRGLTGPLPICSLSLDVQPLRLRTGEVFAYGKPMLVLTDELSASAADAFAAVMQDNGRAAIFGMRTMGLGGALFETNVPLTTFSEIRGSITGGLMVRARDIVTSEYPTAPVIENIGVRPDFYYDFMTAENLSTDGAPFVQAFTAAMVDTILGR is encoded by the coding sequence TTGCGCTTTTTTCTTTGTGCCGCCGCCGGTGTCCTTGCGCTGCCGCTTTGGGCGCAACTCACCGCGGATCAGAAAATTCACGATTTTCAGCAAATGGCGACGTTGTTCGCCAAGAACTACGCCCCGCTCGAGTGGAAGCAGCAATTGTTCGGCGTCGATCTTTTTGACATCCGCGCCTGGAGTGAGCGTGTCCGCGCGGCTAAGACCGACCTCGAGTTCGGCGACTTGATCTACGAGTTCGCCGCCACGCTCGAGGACGGCCACGTGCAGCCGTTCCTGCAGTCGGATTTCGTCGCGTTCCTCCCCATCGCCACCGACGTCTACGACGGCAAGGTGCTCATCGACGACATCGACCGCCGGAGCCTGCCCGCCGCGCGATATCCGTTCGGCATCGGTTCCGAAGTCATCGCCGTGGACGGCGTTCCGGTGCGCGAACTGCTCGACAAGTACAGCCGGTACAGTTTCGCCGCGAACCCGCGCTCTAACCGGCGCTTCGCGGCCGACCTGATCACTTTCCGGCCGCAAAGCCTGCTCCCGGCGGCCCACCGGATCGGCGACAAGGCAACGGTCAGCATCCTGCTCGAGGATGACCTAATCGGCGACTTCGAGATGGAATGGGTGAAGCGGGGAACGCCCGTGGAGAACTTCGGGCCCGTTCCCGACCAGCGTTTCTCCGCGAAGGCTCCGAAACAGGCCGCCGCCGGGCAGGACGACCTATTCAAGCGGATGAGTACGTTCCGCCTTTCCGCGGACCGGCCGGTGGCCGTTTCCGGCTTCGGCAGCCCCATTCCCTACTACCGCCTTCCAGCGGGCTTCCGCGTTCGCCTGGGGACCACTCGCGGCGACGTCTTCGTCAGCGGCGCCTACCAATCCCAAGGCCTGCGGATCGGCTACATCCGAATCGGGGATTTCGATGGAACCGACGAAGCCGTCACTCAGTTCATCAACGAAGTGGCGTTCTTCGAGGCCAACACCGACGGACTCGTGGTGGACGTGACGCGAAATCCCGGCGGCAACGCCTGCTACGCCGAACTGCTGATGACGCTGCTCATGCCGCGTCAATTCCGCACCATCGGCATCGAGATGCGTCCGACGGCGAGTCTGCTCGCCGGGCTTTCCCGCTCTCTCACCTCGGCCCGCGCCCAGGGCGCTGAGAAGTATGTGATCGATTTGCTCGAGGCGCGTTACAACGCGGTGGAGTCGGCATATCGGGAAAGCCGCGGCCTCACGGGCCCGCTGCCAATCTGCTCACTATCGCTCGATGTGCAGCCGCTGCGGCTGCGCACAGGCGAGGTCTTCGCCTATGGCAAGCCGATGCTGGTGTTGACCGATGAGCTCTCGGCGTCGGCCGCGGACGCCTTCGCTGCCGTCATGCAGGATAACGGGCGGGCCGCGATCTTCGGCATGCGCACCATGGGACTCGGGGGGGCGCTCTTCGAAACCAACGTGCCGCTGACGACTTTTTCCGAGATTCGGGGCTCGATTACGGGCGGCCTCATGGTGCGCGCCCGTGACATCGTCACCAGCGAGTACCCCACAGCGCCGGTGATCGAGAACATCGGCGTGCGACCGGATTTCTACTACGATTTCATGACGGCTGAGAATCTCTCCACCGACGGCGCGCCTTTCGTGCAAGCCTTCACGGCCGCCATGGTGGATACGATCCTGGGGCGGTAG
- a CDS encoding ATP-binding protein, translating into MESFKRYDALPLGIFVLNRDLKILFWNKYLENWTGWPAREMCGADAHERIPALLRPDYRRRLADVLTSGVPAVFSPQLHKPLLDWGPRGAVSATTISALPDPSGPGFLAVVSIQDITDLTRRLDQIRETAGALKAELGRREELEAQLCRAKEAAETASRAKTDFLATVSHEIRTPLHAILGTADLLAESPLDRTQRQQVEMFQRAGRNLLTIINDILDLTKIESGRLDFETIEIDLEEILRDAAALVFPAAFRKGLAVDLHFAPDLETRWSGDPTRIRQVLLNLLGNAVKFTDRGSVRVDARPAAGGEPGMIEISVADTGTGIPSDKLASVFDDFTQADSSTTRRYGGTGLGLSIARRLIEHMGGSIHVTSEPGKGATFTFTMLLRPRAAATPPRPRPVPQALAGFAPALEVLIAEDSEDNQVLMSAFLAKTPHRLTFVNDGREAVEAFSSRCFDLVLMDIQMPVMDGLEATRFIRAVEAERRLPRIPVVAVTASALAHDRQATVAAGCDQHLTKPLSRERLLACLDEFASMRCPAPEAASPIVPRIPDGLEALAATFLDARRKELLRFHQLLALADFDEIRRLGHKLKGAGGGYGFPELTAAGAAIEQAAKLEQACRIRTELGRIQDYLDRVRLPA; encoded by the coding sequence ATGGAAAGCTTTAAACGGTACGATGCTCTTCCGTTGGGGATCTTTGTCCTGAACCGGGACCTCAAGATCCTGTTCTGGAACAAGTATCTCGAGAATTGGACCGGATGGCCGGCCCGCGAGATGTGCGGCGCCGACGCCCACGAACGGATTCCGGCGCTGCTCCGGCCGGACTACCGGCGACGCTTGGCCGATGTCCTGACAAGCGGTGTTCCGGCCGTTTTCTCACCGCAACTGCACAAGCCGCTGCTCGACTGGGGCCCTCGCGGGGCAGTTTCCGCGACCACGATCTCGGCGCTCCCGGACCCTTCCGGGCCGGGGTTTCTGGCGGTAGTCTCCATTCAAGACATCACCGATCTGACACGGCGATTGGACCAGATCCGCGAAACCGCCGGCGCTCTCAAGGCCGAACTCGGCCGGCGCGAGGAATTGGAGGCGCAACTGTGCCGCGCCAAGGAAGCCGCCGAAACCGCAAGCCGCGCCAAGACCGACTTCCTCGCCACGGTGAGCCACGAGATCCGCACTCCGCTTCACGCCATTCTCGGCACCGCGGATCTGCTCGCTGAGTCCCCCCTTGATCGCACCCAACGCCAGCAGGTGGAGATGTTCCAGCGCGCGGGCCGCAATCTGCTCACGATCATCAACGACATCCTCGACCTGACCAAGATCGAATCCGGCCGTCTGGACTTCGAGACGATCGAGATCGATCTCGAAGAGATCCTTCGCGACGCGGCCGCGCTCGTCTTCCCCGCCGCCTTCCGCAAGGGGCTCGCGGTGGATCTGCATTTCGCTCCGGATCTGGAGACCCGCTGGTCTGGGGATCCCACGCGGATTCGCCAGGTTCTCCTTAACCTTCTGGGCAACGCCGTTAAGTTCACCGACCGCGGCAGCGTCCGTGTCGACGCGCGTCCGGCCGCCGGCGGAGAGCCCGGCATGATCGAAATCTCGGTTGCCGACACCGGAACGGGAATTCCGAGTGACAAGCTTGCTTCCGTCTTCGACGATTTCACGCAGGCCGATTCGTCCACCACGCGCCGCTATGGCGGCACGGGGCTCGGCCTCAGCATCGCCCGCCGTCTGATCGAGCACATGGGTGGCAGCATCCACGTCACCAGCGAACCAGGCAAAGGCGCCACTTTTACGTTCACGATGTTGCTCAGGCCTCGAGCGGCCGCCACTCCACCACGCCCGCGGCCCGTTCCGCAGGCGCTCGCCGGTTTCGCTCCCGCCCTCGAGGTCCTCATCGCGGAGGACTCGGAAGACAATCAGGTCCTGATGAGCGCGTTCCTGGCGAAGACGCCGCACCGGCTGACTTTCGTCAACGATGGCCGCGAGGCGGTGGAGGCGTTCTCCTCGCGCTGTTTCGATCTGGTGCTGATGGATATCCAGATGCCGGTGATGGACGGACTTGAAGCCACGCGCTTCATTCGCGCCGTCGAGGCCGAACGCAGACTGCCGCGAATCCCGGTTGTCGCCGTTACCGCCAGCGCGCTCGCGCACGACCGCCAGGCGACAGTGGCGGCTGGCTGCGACCAGCACCTGACCAAGCCGCTCTCCCGCGAACGCCTCCTCGCCTGTCTCGACGAGTTCGCCTCCATGCGATGCCCCGCGCCCGAAGCCGCGTCTCCCATCGTGCCGCGCATCCCGGACGGACTGGAAGCGCTCGCCGCCACCTTCCTGGATGCCCGCCGCAAGGAACTCCTCCGCTTCCATCAACTCCTGGCGCTGGCCGATTTCGACGAGATTCGCCGCCTTGGACACAAGCTCAAGGGCGCAGGAGGCGGCTACGGTTTCCCCGAACTCACCGCCGCCGGCGCCGCCATCGAGCAAGCCGCGAAACTCGAGCAGGCCTGCCGGATCCGCACCGAACTCGGCCGCATTCAGGACTACCTCGACCGCGTCCGCCTCCCGGCCTGA
- a CDS encoding response regulator, whose amino-acid sequence MNPVLIVDDSMFIRNRMRQVLAGAGYLVEEASNGRAALDKIAGRERGCGFDGIVTDLVMPEMDGFSLLAALRDGGSRIPVLVMTADIQNTTRSRCEELGARYVLNKPVNADQLLETLGRMIAQAVPAP is encoded by the coding sequence GTGAACCCAGTCTTGATCGTTGACGATTCCATGTTCATCCGGAACCGGATGCGCCAGGTGCTTGCGGGGGCCGGCTATCTCGTGGAAGAGGCATCGAACGGACGGGCGGCGCTCGACAAGATTGCCGGGCGCGAACGTGGGTGCGGGTTCGATGGAATCGTCACGGACCTGGTGATGCCTGAGATGGATGGGTTCTCTCTGCTGGCGGCCCTGCGCGACGGTGGCAGCAGGATTCCCGTGCTGGTGATGACAGCCGATATTCAGAACACCACACGCTCTCGCTGCGAGGAACTTGGCGCTCGCTATGTTCTGAACAAGCCAGTAAACGCCGACCAGTTGCTCGAGACACTGGGTCGAATGATCGCGCAGGCCGTGCCGGCTCCCTGA
- a CDS encoding RNA polymerase sigma factor, with protein MNPAQTNSMPLAAADADAALVGRARLGEAAAFAQLVEKYNRKIFRLARHITQNQEDAEDVLQEAFLKAYTHLDSFEGAARFYTWLVRIAVNESLMKLRKRRNTREVSLDEPHDTGEDAVVREIAVWDGTPEQRFSQTELRELLDSAIDSLAPIYRTVFLLRDVEELSTEETAAALELSIPAVKSRLLRARLQLRERLTRQFKRKGDDFFAVV; from the coding sequence TTGAACCCGGCTCAAACCAACTCGATGCCGCTCGCGGCCGCTGACGCCGACGCCGCGCTTGTGGGCCGGGCGCGCCTAGGCGAGGCGGCGGCGTTCGCACAGCTCGTCGAGAAGTACAACCGGAAGATCTTCCGCCTGGCCCGCCACATCACGCAGAATCAGGAAGACGCCGAGGACGTGCTGCAGGAGGCCTTTCTCAAGGCCTACACGCACCTGGACTCGTTCGAGGGCGCCGCTCGATTCTACACGTGGCTGGTCCGGATCGCGGTCAACGAGTCTCTGATGAAACTCCGCAAGCGGCGCAACACGCGGGAGGTTTCCCTCGACGAGCCGCACGACACGGGCGAAGACGCCGTCGTCCGCGAGATCGCCGTTTGGGACGGTACGCCCGAGCAGCGCTTTTCGCAAACGGAGCTTCGCGAACTGCTCGATTCCGCCATTGACTCGCTGGCGCCGATTTATCGCACGGTGTTCCTGCTGAGGGATGTCGAGGAATTGTCCACCGAGGAGACCGCCGCCGCGCTGGAGCTCTCGATACCGGCCGTGAAGAGCCGTCTGCTGCGCGCGCGCCTGCAACTGCGTGAACGGCTCACCCGCCAATTCAAACGCAAGGGGGATGACTTCTTTGCTGTCGTGTAA
- the ruvB gene encoding Holliday junction branch migration DNA helicase RuvB, translated as MREQGIVSAAALEGEKQFEAALRPTRLAEFTGQPKVKEILSIAIEAARARGEALDHVLLHGPPGLGKTTLASIVAHEMGVAFDQTSGPILQKKLDLTGILSNIREHQVFFIDEVHRLMPDVEEMLYSALEDYRVDIVIGAGPGARTHSLPIPRFTAVAATTRQGLVSAPMRARFGLVLRLNHYSVEEMAGIVARSASLLEVTIDEEGAAEIARRSRGTPRIANRLLRRVRDYAQVRADGHIDAGVARDALDLLEVDRYGLDETDRKIMLTLLANYRGGPVGLNTMAAAIDEQSDTIEEVYEPYLIQLGFLERTPRGRVATERAWDYFGVPRRGATNGQQLLF; from the coding sequence ATGCGTGAACAGGGCATCGTGTCGGCCGCCGCGCTCGAAGGCGAAAAGCAATTCGAGGCCGCGCTCCGCCCGACGCGCCTTGCGGAGTTCACCGGCCAGCCCAAGGTCAAGGAGATTCTCTCCATCGCGATCGAGGCCGCCCGCGCCCGGGGCGAGGCGCTCGATCACGTGCTGCTGCACGGCCCGCCCGGCCTCGGCAAGACCACGCTCGCCAGCATCGTCGCGCATGAGATGGGTGTCGCCTTCGACCAGACCTCCGGTCCCATCCTGCAGAAGAAGCTCGATCTCACGGGTATCCTCTCCAACATCCGCGAGCACCAGGTCTTTTTCATCGACGAAGTGCATCGCCTGATGCCCGATGTCGAGGAGATGCTGTACTCGGCGCTCGAGGACTACCGCGTGGATATCGTCATCGGAGCCGGCCCCGGCGCTCGTACGCATTCGCTGCCGATACCGCGGTTCACCGCCGTCGCCGCCACCACCCGCCAGGGCTTGGTTAGCGCCCCGATGCGGGCGCGCTTCGGCCTCGTGCTGCGCCTCAATCACTACAGCGTGGAAGAAATGGCCGGTATCGTCGCGCGGTCCGCGTCGCTGCTTGAAGTCACAATTGACGAGGAAGGCGCCGCCGAGATCGCCCGCCGCAGCCGCGGCACGCCGCGTATCGCCAACCGCCTCCTGCGCCGCGTCCGCGACTATGCGCAGGTGCGGGCCGACGGCCACATCGACGCCGGCGTCGCGCGGGACGCTCTGGATCTGCTCGAAGTCGATCGCTACGGCCTCGACGAGACGGACCGCAAGATCATGCTCACGTTGCTCGCCAACTACCGCGGAGGTCCGGTCGGACTCAATACCATGGCCGCCGCCATCGACGAACAGTCCGACACGATCGAAGAGGTCTACGAGCCCTACCTCATCCAACTGGGCTTCCTCGAACGGACTCCCCGCGGCCGCGTAGCCACGGAGAGAGCCTGGGATTACTTCGGCGTCCCCCGCCGTGGCGCCACGAACGGCCAGCAGCTCTTGTTTTGA